ccaaaaaacttctttactgaattagaaaaaactataacaaatttcatttggaataacaaaaaatcaagaatatcaagggaaataatgaaaaaaatgtgaaggaagggggcctagtagtaccagatattaaactatactataaagcagcagtcatcaaaacaatatggtaatcgTTCAGTCAGGCGGAGACGGAGACGCTTCTGGAAGAACATCACGATGGCCGCCCAAGGAGAACCCCAAGTGCAGTTCAAACTTGTATTAGTTGGTGATGGAGGTACTGGAAAAACTACATTTGTAAAACGTCACTTGACTGGTGAATTTGAGAAGAAGTATGTAGCCACCTTGGGTGTTGAGGTCCATCCCCTTGTGTTCCATACTAACAGAGGTCCTATTAAATTCAACGTATGGGATACAGCTGGCCAAGAGAAATTTGGTGGTCTGAGAGATGGTTATTACATCCAAGCTCAGTGTGCCATTATAATGTTTGATGTAACATCAAGAGTTACTTACAAGAATGTACCTAACTGGCATAGAGATCTGGTACGAGTTTGTGAAAATATCCCTATAGTGTTGTGTGGCAACAAAGTGGATATTAAGGACAGAAAAGTCAAGGCGAAATCAATTGTCTTCCATAGGAAGAAGAATCTCCAGTACTATGACATTTCAGCCAAAAGTAACTACAACTTTGAGAAGCCCTTCCTTTGGCTTGCTAGAAAACTTATTGGAGACCCTAATTTGGAGTTTGTTGCCATGCCTGCTCTTGCACCTCCAGAGGTTGTCATGGACCCAGCACTGGCAGCACAGTATGAGCAGGACTTACAGATTGCTCAGACAACTGCGCTCCCCGATGAAGATGATGACCTGTAAGGGAATGAAGCTAGAGCCCAGCGTCAGAGGTCTAGTTTTATAGGCAACTGTCCTGTGATGTCAGTGGTGTAGCGTGTTTGCCACTTTATTATATAGCTGAGCAGAACATGTGCTTAATCTTTGGGATGCTGAAGGAGATGAATGGGCTTCGGAGTGAATgtggcagtttaaaaaaaatataattcatattttggaCCTGCGTATTTAGCTGTTTTGGACCGT
Above is a window of Gracilinanus agilis isolate LMUSP501 unplaced genomic scaffold, AgileGrace unplaced_scaffold35515, whole genome shotgun sequence DNA encoding:
- the LOC123254917 gene encoding GTP-binding nuclear protein Ran codes for the protein MAAQGEPQVQFKLVLVGDGGTGKTTFVKRHLTGEFEKKYVATLGVEVHPLVFHTNRGPIKFNVWDTAGQEKFGGLRDGYYIQAQCAIIMFDVTSRVTYKNVPNWHRDLVRVCENIPIVLCGNKVDIKDRKVKAKSIVFHRKKNLQYYDISAKSNYNFEKPFLWLARKLIGDPNLEFVAMPALAPPEVVMDPALAAQYEQDLQIAQTTALPDEDDDL